In a single window of the Vibrio celticus genome:
- a CDS encoding L-fucose/L-arabinose isomerase family protein, whose protein sequence is MINIPQVNMGIVAVSRDCFPISLSKQRRNNVVAQCQNKEVNIVELETIIENENDMIKALQEAKDKSINSLVIYLGNFGPEGPLTQMAQRFDGPVMFVSAAEESTACLSNDRGDAYCGMLNASYSANLRNIRPHIPEYPVGTPEEVATMIGDFAPVARTILGLKGLKIFSFGPRPHDFVACNAPIKALFDLGVEIMENSELDLLDLYQQAEGHEDIPRIVAEMEQELGDNNPYPDLLPKLAQYEVALLKFHKENLGASTFGIFANKCWPSFEKFFGFVPCYVNARLAERGIPVACEVDIYGALSEYMITCATDHPATLLDINNTVPKDMVENAADQMGSYTEKDLFMGFHCGNTAPSCMKNSQLRFQKIMHSLMEPGLEPNITRGTLEGQIKAGEVTLFRLQSTADTKLRSYVAQGDILDIDPESFGSIAVFAIPEMQRFYRHVLIQKRYPHHAGIAFGHVGKTLYQVLDLIGVSDINYNQPAHERYPNEIPSVFLG, encoded by the coding sequence ATGATTAACATTCCTCAAGTAAATATGGGCATTGTTGCTGTTAGCCGTGACTGCTTTCCTATTTCACTGTCAAAGCAACGTCGAAACAATGTTGTAGCGCAGTGTCAAAACAAAGAAGTTAATATTGTAGAGCTAGAAACGATCATCGAAAATGAAAATGACATGATCAAAGCACTCCAAGAAGCAAAAGATAAGTCAATCAACTCTCTTGTGATCTATTTAGGTAACTTCGGACCTGAAGGCCCATTAACTCAAATGGCACAACGTTTTGACGGCCCTGTGATGTTTGTCTCTGCTGCAGAGGAATCAACCGCATGCTTGAGCAATGATCGTGGCGATGCCTACTGCGGTATGCTAAACGCGTCTTACAGTGCAAACCTGCGCAATATTCGCCCACATATCCCTGAGTATCCAGTAGGCACACCTGAAGAAGTCGCGACAATGATCGGTGACTTTGCTCCGGTGGCACGCACCATTCTTGGCTTAAAAGGTCTGAAAATTTTCAGCTTTGGCCCACGTCCGCATGATTTCGTTGCGTGTAATGCTCCTATCAAAGCCCTGTTTGATCTTGGCGTAGAGATCATGGAAAACAGCGAGCTGGACTTGCTGGATCTCTATCAGCAAGCAGAAGGTCACGAAGACATTCCGCGCATCGTTGCGGAAATGGAGCAAGAGTTGGGCGATAACAACCCATACCCAGATCTGCTGCCAAAACTGGCACAATACGAAGTGGCACTATTGAAATTCCACAAAGAAAACCTTGGCGCTTCAACCTTTGGTATCTTTGCTAACAAGTGCTGGCCATCGTTTGAGAAGTTCTTCGGCTTCGTCCCTTGTTACGTCAATGCTCGTCTAGCAGAGCGCGGTATTCCTGTCGCTTGCGAGGTCGATATTTACGGAGCACTGTCTGAGTATATGATTACTTGTGCCACCGACCACCCAGCTACTTTGTTAGATATTAACAATACCGTGCCAAAAGACATGGTTGAAAATGCTGCAGACCAAATGGGTAGCTACACAGAGAAAGATCTCTTTATGGGTTTCCACTGTGGCAACACAGCACCAAGTTGCATGAAAAACTCACAGCTTCGCTTCCAAAAAATCATGCACAGCTTGATGGAACCGGGACTTGAGCCAAATATCACTCGTGGTACTCTTGAAGGCCAGATTAAAGCGGGTGAAGTCACACTGTTCCGTCTTCAATCAACGGCAGACACTAAGTTGCGTTCATACGTTGCACAAGGCGATATTCTAGATATCGACCCTGAATCATTTGGTTCTATCGCAGTGTTTGCTATTCCCGAAATGCAGCGTTTTTACCGTCACGTATTAATTCAGAAACGTTATCCGCACCATGCTGGCATTGCCTTTGGCCATGTAGGTAAAACACTGTACCAAGTGCTCGATTTGATTGGTGTTTCTGATATTAATTACAACCAACCTGCACATGAACGTTACCCAAATGAAATCCCAAGTGTTTTTCTTGGTTAA
- a CDS encoding aldose epimerase family protein, with protein sequence MANFKVMSWGEYQLFSLVNQQGTQVDISDLGGLIVNFYVQDKHEKTRNIVLGYDTPNEYINGACYLGCVVGPWANRIANGHYSIDDIDFALEQNENTNHLHGASANLGAKRWTVEIINDTTLKLATTINADEASYPHTIDFEVTYHLSEENELRICYEAMPHGKTPINMTQHTYFNLDESENVLNHSIQINSDRYLTVDSCAIPLFEAPVEDTPFDLRQSVQIKQNMDLNNQQLKAAGGYDHCWCFEPTEFQTNAIVSENTSGLHLHVASDQIGMQFYTGNFLNEEHGRNSRIYHKHAGLCLETQCYPNQINMDNKQDCIYGPNKPYRHNVVYQVLTTK encoded by the coding sequence ATGGCAAATTTCAAAGTGATGAGTTGGGGTGAATACCAATTGTTCTCTTTAGTTAATCAACAAGGCACCCAAGTTGATATTTCTGATCTCGGCGGTTTAATTGTCAATTTCTATGTACAAGACAAGCATGAAAAAACTAGAAATATTGTTTTGGGGTACGACACTCCGAATGAGTACATTAATGGGGCATGCTATTTAGGTTGCGTTGTCGGGCCTTGGGCAAACCGTATTGCTAATGGCCATTATTCAATTGACGATATTGATTTTGCACTAGAACAAAATGAAAACACCAATCATTTACATGGTGCTTCTGCCAATTTAGGCGCAAAACGCTGGACTGTCGAAATCATTAACGACACCACATTAAAACTCGCGACAACGATAAATGCTGATGAAGCAAGCTATCCACATACGATCGATTTTGAGGTCACGTACCACTTATCTGAAGAAAATGAACTCCGTATCTGCTATGAAGCAATGCCACACGGAAAAACCCCAATTAATATGACTCAACATACTTACTTTAACTTAGATGAAAGTGAAAATGTGTTGAACCACAGTATTCAAATCAACTCTGACCGTTACCTAACTGTAGATAGTTGCGCAATTCCATTATTTGAAGCGCCGGTTGAAGATACTCCATTCGACCTTCGTCAATCTGTTCAAATTAAACAGAATATGGACTTAAACAATCAGCAACTAAAAGCGGCTGGTGGCTATGACCACTGTTGGTGTTTCGAGCCAACCGAATTTCAAACTAACGCAATTGTTTCAGAAAACACATCTGGCCTTCACTTGCATGTAGCAAGTGACCAAATTGGCATGCAATTTTACACCGGTAATTTTTTAAACGAAGAGCATGGCCGAAATTCCCGAATTTATCATAAGCATGCAGGCTTATGTCTAGAGACTCAATGTTATCCAAACCAGATCAATATGGATAATAAACAAGATTGTATTTATGGGCCAAACAAGCCGTACCGTCACAACGTTGTATATCAAGTACTAACAACCAAATAG
- a CDS encoding esterase/lipase family protein, translated as MNNKNKHIVLIHGLYMPSLIMQYLDRNFKKRGFTTHKFAYNSLRFPSAAKRLNRFINARFDEYDEVYFFGHSLGGLLIRHYFKFYQPNFADTCIITAGTPHNGATIAKTLSNHGLGFIFGSSKIILSDGLGDYDIDVPIGVITGTYDAGVGRIVLGRNPGDGTVTLEDANLRGATDTYALKLNHTALVYSKEVVTLSAQFIEHRAFKDAS; from the coding sequence ATGAACAATAAAAACAAACATATAGTTTTAATTCATGGTCTATATATGCCTTCGTTGATCATGCAATATCTGGATAGGAATTTCAAAAAACGCGGCTTTACAACGCACAAGTTTGCCTACAACTCGCTGCGTTTCCCTTCGGCCGCTAAACGCCTCAATCGCTTTATTAATGCGCGTTTTGATGAATACGATGAGGTCTACTTCTTTGGTCACTCACTGGGTGGTTTGCTCATTCGTCACTACTTTAAGTTTTATCAGCCCAATTTTGCCGACACCTGTATTATTACAGCAGGCACACCGCACAATGGGGCAACCATCGCCAAAACACTGTCGAATCATGGGCTTGGATTTATATTTGGCTCGAGCAAAATTATCTTAAGCGATGGCTTGGGTGACTACGATATTGATGTGCCGATTGGCGTGATTACAGGCACCTACGACGCCGGAGTCGGACGTATTGTTCTGGGAAGAAATCCGGGCGATGGCACAGTCACACTCGAAGACGCCAACCTAAGAGGAGCAACGGATACCTACGCCCTCAAACTCAACCACACAGCGCTTGTCTACTCCAAAGAAGTCGTAACACTGTCGGCTCAGTTCATCGAACACAGAGCTTTTAAGGACGCTTCATAG
- a CDS encoding glycoside hydrolase family 3 C-terminal domain-containing protein — MKFDLGLFENPYTPVPTEPLHNETSDELAYQAASESIVLLKNNGQLPLSKDSKVALLGATADDPLALLGGYSFPVHLILSGNDSSERVAKSIKEAMEERVTLIGYQKGCDILTERHGGAPVFPGDVDMAVTQDKTSPVSMGTSDIESATSIISDADVAVVCVGDLAGLFQTGTIGEGSDADTLDLPGVQQQLLNAALDSGKPVVDVVTGGRPYCLGRAEDEAAAIVYGWAPGQRGADAIADVLTGVTNPSGKLTLSIPKNVGAVPYFYNHKLKSAGTPIAFHFGSRFNFDFGLSYTNFDYSNATLNKTDYGFDESVTLSIDITNTGERDGTEIVQLYARDQVCSVVRPVKELKGFHKVFLTAGETKTVTFTLPIHMLSFTDSSNRRVVEGGEFDLMLGRSSQEIESRHVIKVQPGKKVLPREWNMVCEAHSG, encoded by the coding sequence ATGAAATTTGACCTTGGCCTATTCGAAAACCCATACACACCTGTACCTACTGAGCCTTTACATAATGAAACGAGTGATGAGCTCGCCTATCAAGCAGCCAGTGAGTCGATTGTACTACTGAAAAACAATGGTCAATTACCTTTATCGAAGGATAGTAAAGTGGCACTACTAGGCGCGACGGCTGATGATCCATTAGCACTGCTTGGTGGCTATAGTTTCCCTGTACATCTCATTTTGAGCGGTAACGATTCATCAGAACGTGTTGCTAAATCTATCAAAGAGGCAATGGAAGAACGCGTGACTCTGATTGGCTACCAAAAAGGTTGCGATATCCTGACAGAACGCCACGGCGGAGCACCCGTTTTCCCTGGGGATGTTGATATGGCGGTCACGCAGGATAAAACATCACCGGTAAGTATGGGTACTTCGGATATTGAATCAGCGACTTCTATTATAAGCGACGCAGATGTAGCGGTAGTATGTGTGGGCGATTTAGCAGGTTTGTTCCAAACCGGTACAATTGGTGAGGGATCTGATGCAGATACACTTGACTTACCTGGTGTGCAACAGCAGTTACTCAATGCTGCACTAGATAGTGGTAAGCCAGTTGTTGACGTTGTGACGGGTGGTCGCCCATATTGTTTAGGTCGGGCAGAAGATGAAGCTGCTGCGATCGTATATGGTTGGGCTCCAGGTCAACGAGGAGCAGACGCGATTGCAGATGTACTGACAGGGGTGACTAATCCAAGCGGTAAGCTGACCCTATCTATTCCAAAAAATGTTGGAGCGGTGCCGTATTTTTATAACCACAAACTGAAAAGTGCTGGTACACCGATAGCCTTTCATTTTGGCTCTCGGTTCAATTTTGATTTTGGCTTAAGTTACACAAACTTTGACTACAGCAACGCGACATTAAACAAAACAGACTATGGATTTGATGAATCAGTAACTCTGTCTATCGACATCACTAACACAGGTGAACGTGACGGTACAGAAATCGTCCAACTTTATGCTCGCGATCAAGTTTGTTCTGTTGTACGCCCCGTAAAAGAGTTGAAAGGTTTCCATAAAGTGTTCTTAACCGCTGGAGAGACTAAAACCGTTACCTTTACGCTACCGATTCATATGTTGAGCTTCACTGACTCATCAAATCGACGTGTGGTTGAAGGCGGAGAGTTTGATCTCATGCTAGGCCGTTCTTCACAAGAAATAGAGTCGCGACATGTCATAAAAGTTCAACCTGGTAAAAAAGTATTGCCAAGAGAATGGAATATGGTTTGTGAAGCTCACTCTGGCTAA
- a CDS encoding BNR-4 repeat-containing protein has product MKKDKSKLSCLKVTALTFLISSSFANANIHLEEQVKISDIGLFFDGEKVANNAENTGPGQYDYLFGQQISAHGDAIKVYKDYVFVTWYRGGKYNRHVMLSRYNRATGKVKSIEFPHTHTGFQNQWWIGESHNTIAVAISPVDESIHLLYDMHAYSNSKPSDGSLSQDYFRYSFSMNNAASVPDSEFNLSLFEQNDDGGYKHLTLTGEVDHDTFSGLTYPKFFQNTLGELLVYMRKGGNNNGGYQFAKYKADENRWSDFQPFNVINAKSYGEAYNWGVYGSMKFVDGKLRVGFQRRSGNNNDKYVYQNGFYYAYSDDPSGATQWKDHRGNAFSIPLAESDKIKISEPGDLVSQTAPNSVYIVHGFDWTVSDAGDVHFIGAVKTTDNSERVKVHTYKKSGDEDFTTTTDFAGADKIYTSGNRIYIIGLNSQGRPFVEMAKSGTNDFTRVYEAKDGPNFRHGVVHVENDKVYYYLQERGESDKLPLYVQIIDLELDPTAPEGFEFASVENQPIRIDTPVDIAFGSNGEFVYLYGQESEINCNVEQLGDPNPGQTNYCYTRPAQSLDPVVTFEQTSVELNESYDSLYVLVNASTNKPDSTISTVKLYLNGEFLRQEKYAPYEWGDNERTELLGLEAGTHMITAIAVDSDGIETETTMNVTVSTLEPQVIYVDDEQEPNVASNMLDGDNSDASRWSAQDFSKAVIFDLGRTETITGTSMWTYQNRAYQYQVSVSDQPSGPFTLLSDMGENTSSAQPLTTHDQAQGRYVKLNVIGASNYNHNWVSINEFKINTQ; this is encoded by the coding sequence ATGAAAAAGGACAAGTCAAAACTATCATGCCTCAAAGTAACAGCACTTACTTTCTTAATAAGTTCTTCATTTGCTAACGCAAATATTCACCTAGAAGAACAAGTAAAGATATCCGATATAGGGTTATTTTTTGATGGAGAGAAAGTAGCAAATAATGCTGAAAACACAGGTCCTGGACAGTATGATTATCTTTTTGGGCAGCAGATCTCAGCTCATGGCGATGCTATTAAGGTTTATAAAGACTATGTGTTTGTCACTTGGTACCGAGGAGGCAAGTACAATCGTCACGTGATGCTCAGTAGATACAATCGTGCAACAGGCAAAGTCAAAAGTATTGAGTTTCCTCATACGCATACTGGGTTTCAAAATCAGTGGTGGATAGGTGAGTCCCACAACACAATAGCCGTAGCCATTAGCCCTGTTGATGAGTCTATCCATTTGTTATATGACATGCATGCATACTCGAATTCCAAGCCATCCGATGGCAGTTTAAGCCAGGACTATTTTCGATACAGCTTTTCAATGAATAATGCTGCAAGTGTGCCAGATAGTGAATTTAACTTAAGTTTATTTGAACAAAATGATGACGGTGGATATAAGCACCTAACGTTAACTGGCGAAGTTGATCATGATACGTTTTCAGGTTTGACTTACCCTAAATTCTTTCAGAATACATTGGGCGAACTATTGGTTTACATGCGTAAAGGCGGTAACAATAATGGAGGCTACCAATTTGCTAAGTATAAAGCGGATGAGAATCGATGGTCAGATTTTCAGCCGTTCAATGTTATCAATGCTAAAAGCTATGGTGAAGCATATAACTGGGGTGTATATGGCAGCATGAAATTCGTTGATGGTAAGCTCAGGGTTGGCTTTCAACGACGTTCTGGTAATAACAATGATAAATATGTTTATCAAAATGGTTTTTACTATGCCTACTCGGATGATCCAAGCGGTGCAACGCAATGGAAAGATCACAGAGGAAACGCTTTTTCTATCCCGTTAGCAGAATCGGATAAAATTAAAATTTCTGAACCCGGTGATCTGGTCAGTCAAACAGCGCCTAATTCAGTTTACATCGTTCATGGTTTTGATTGGACCGTGTCTGACGCTGGCGACGTTCACTTTATAGGTGCAGTAAAAACCACAGACAATAGTGAAAGGGTAAAGGTACATACTTATAAAAAATCAGGCGATGAAGACTTTACGACGACTACCGACTTTGCCGGTGCTGACAAAATCTATACTTCTGGGAATAGAATTTACATCATAGGCTTAAATTCACAAGGCCGACCATTTGTCGAGATGGCGAAAAGTGGCACCAATGACTTTACTCGCGTTTATGAGGCAAAAGATGGTCCGAACTTTAGGCATGGCGTCGTGCATGTAGAAAATGACAAAGTATACTACTACCTTCAGGAACGAGGTGAATCTGATAAATTACCCTTGTATGTACAAATTATTGACTTAGAGTTAGACCCTACGGCACCTGAAGGTTTTGAGTTTGCAAGTGTCGAAAACCAACCGATCAGAATTGATACCCCTGTTGATATTGCTTTTGGCTCCAATGGAGAGTTTGTATACCTATATGGACAAGAATCAGAGATCAATTGCAACGTTGAGCAACTCGGTGACCCTAACCCAGGACAAACCAACTATTGCTATACCCGCCCCGCGCAATCACTTGATCCTGTCGTGACTTTTGAACAGACATCAGTTGAATTAAACGAGAGTTATGATTCTTTGTACGTATTAGTCAATGCCAGCACGAACAAACCGGACAGTACAATATCTACTGTGAAGTTGTATTTAAATGGTGAGTTTTTAAGGCAAGAAAAATATGCTCCCTATGAATGGGGTGACAATGAGCGAACTGAACTACTCGGGCTTGAAGCGGGTACACATATGATAACTGCAATAGCGGTTGACAGTGATGGGATTGAAACAGAAACCACGATGAACGTAACTGTTTCCACACTAGAACCTCAAGTGATCTATGTAGACGATGAGCAGGAACCTAATGTTGCGTCCAATATGTTGGATGGTGATAATTCTGATGCTTCTCGATGGAGTGCTCAGGACTTTAGCAAAGCGGTCATCTTCGATCTTGGGCGTACCGAAACCATCACTGGTACAAGTATGTGGACTTATCAAAACCGCGCATATCAGTATCAAGTCTCTGTCTCTGATCAACCATCAGGGCCATTTACTCTGCTTTCCGATATGGGTGAGAATACCAGTAGTGCACAACCTCTAACGACTCATGATCAAGCACAGGGTCGTTATGTTAAGCTAAATGTTATCGGTGCATCTAATTACAATCATAATTGGGTGAGTATCAACGAGTTCAAAATTAACACTCAGTAA
- a CDS encoding IS5 family transposase, protein MPKPRYKTTNWKQYNRSLINRGSLTFWIDEEAISGWAQSKQNKRGRPRRFSDLAITTALMVKRVFSMPLRALQGFIDSIFRLAHVPLSCPHYTCISRRAKQVEVSFKTKTRGAIQHLAIDATGLKVYGEGEWKVKKHGTDGKRRVWRKLHIAVDTNTHEIIAAELSLSTVTDGEVLPNLLKQKRRSILEVSGDGAYDTRACHAAIKIKGAIALIPPREGAAFWERGHPRNLAVGCQKLYGSNKYWKERYGYHKRSLSETAMYRVKQLLGGQLSLRNYNAQVGETYAMIKALNKLTGLGMPETCRID, encoded by the coding sequence ATGCCTAAGCCTCGTTACAAAACAACCAACTGGAAGCAATACAACCGATCACTCATTAACCGTGGTTCTCTGACTTTTTGGATTGATGAAGAAGCAATAAGCGGGTGGGCGCAAAGTAAACAGAATAAGCGCGGGAGGCCGCGTCGATTCAGTGATTTAGCTATCACGACAGCACTCATGGTGAAACGAGTTTTTTCTATGCCATTGAGAGCGCTTCAAGGATTTATCGACTCGATATTTAGGTTAGCCCATGTACCGTTAAGTTGTCCGCATTACACCTGCATCAGTCGTAGAGCCAAGCAAGTTGAGGTTTCATTTAAGACTAAAACGAGAGGAGCAATACAGCACCTAGCCATTGATGCTACTGGCCTTAAGGTTTATGGCGAAGGTGAATGGAAAGTCAAAAAACATGGGACGGATGGCAAGCGTAGAGTCTGGCGAAAGCTGCATATTGCCGTCGATACCAACACTCATGAGATCATTGCCGCCGAGCTAAGTTTATCGACGGTTACAGATGGAGAAGTACTCCCTAACTTACTGAAACAAAAACGCCGAAGTATCCTTGAGGTGTCTGGTGATGGCGCTTACGACACGAGAGCGTGTCACGCTGCTATTAAGATTAAGGGAGCTATTGCGCTTATTCCCCCAAGAGAAGGGGCTGCCTTCTGGGAGCGTGGTCACCCTCGAAATCTCGCCGTGGGTTGCCAGAAATTATACGGCTCAAATAAGTATTGGAAAGAGCGGTATGGATACCACAAACGTTCACTCTCAGAAACAGCGATGTATCGAGTTAAACAGTTGCTAGGAGGGCAACTGAGCTTAAGAAATTACAATGCCCAGGTGGGTGAAACTTACGCGATGATAAAAGCGTTGAACAAGCTTACTGGGTTAGGTATGCCTGAAACTTGTCGTATTGACTAA